One Sphingomicrobium sp. XHP0239 DNA segment encodes these proteins:
- a CDS encoding phage tail protein: MATLVLQSVGSAVGGPLGGAIGALVGQQIDQRVWGPGPRRGPRLGDLAVQGSHYGAAVPAIYGTMRVAGTIVWATDLQESEAVSGAKGQPDRITYSYNANFAIALSSRVKGSIGRVWADGKLLRGVAGDLKVPGVMRVLGDGEARDVDPLIASVEGQTPAYRDYLVVLFEGLELAAFGNRIPMLTFEVVADEAIPLREILKDATGGVLRCADERPVRGYAVHGDTIGDALEPLLKMVDRPIEARGDRLEISDTGASIGIRAEHLSAGAEEAGSPAQEILLPDARMPNRMAVDYYDPDRDYQAGRSVAHSFGGRREVSIEAPMVLSATDARSWCEDAMRRAWRSRRTLEVQLSPAHLDLRPGTRIRLGGGPSTWEVLSVEIERFVARIRARWIGDRLDRAVLPADPGRHLPSLDVERAASVVALAEPPDLDGSGRCVAMLACANASPGWSAVPVDVAVGERWSTMQSAGREAIIGSVEGALADGPSALVDRRSSLVVRLIDPALSLVSVGEAALWSGANMAMIGRELVQYQHAEAMGEGRFRLSGFLRGRRGTEDMTASHGEGEMFVPVDPHRMTLVDLDPERVGARVIAVPVGFADASSQEADMIFEGLALRPPSPVHLVGSTDGETLSLRWVRRSRMGFGWADGIDAPLGEAREAYRCEIVGADGTVTVETEQPSLSVSIGSLAPAGAGPWTVRVSQIGDRALSSAATITIEE, encoded by the coding sequence ATGGCGACCCTAGTCTTGCAATCGGTGGGTTCGGCGGTGGGCGGACCCCTGGGCGGCGCGATCGGCGCGCTGGTCGGACAGCAGATCGATCAGCGGGTGTGGGGACCCGGGCCACGGCGCGGGCCGCGGCTGGGCGATCTGGCGGTACAGGGGTCGCACTATGGCGCGGCGGTGCCGGCCATCTACGGCACGATGCGGGTGGCCGGCACGATCGTCTGGGCAACCGACCTGCAGGAATCGGAAGCAGTCAGCGGCGCAAAGGGGCAGCCGGACCGCATCACCTACAGCTATAACGCCAATTTCGCGATCGCCCTGTCGTCGCGGGTCAAGGGTTCGATCGGGCGGGTCTGGGCGGACGGCAAGCTGCTGCGCGGCGTGGCCGGAGACCTGAAGGTCCCGGGAGTGATGCGCGTTCTCGGGGACGGCGAGGCGCGTGATGTGGACCCGCTGATCGCGAGCGTGGAAGGCCAGACGCCGGCGTATCGAGACTATCTGGTCGTGCTGTTCGAGGGGCTGGAATTAGCGGCATTCGGCAACCGGATCCCGATGCTGACCTTCGAGGTGGTGGCCGACGAGGCGATCCCGCTGCGCGAGATTCTGAAAGATGCGACGGGCGGCGTTCTTCGCTGCGCCGACGAGCGTCCCGTGCGTGGCTACGCGGTTCATGGCGACACGATCGGCGATGCGCTGGAGCCGCTGTTGAAGATGGTCGATCGACCGATCGAGGCGCGTGGCGACCGGCTGGAAATTTCGGACACTGGCGCGAGCATCGGCATCCGCGCGGAGCATCTCTCTGCCGGCGCCGAAGAGGCGGGCAGTCCGGCGCAGGAGATACTGCTTCCCGATGCGCGGATGCCGAACCGGATGGCGGTCGACTATTACGATCCCGACCGCGACTATCAGGCCGGGCGCAGCGTCGCCCATTCGTTCGGCGGTCGGCGGGAGGTTTCGATCGAAGCGCCGATGGTGCTGAGCGCAACCGACGCAAGGAGCTGGTGCGAGGACGCAATGCGGCGGGCGTGGCGGTCCCGGCGCACCCTGGAGGTGCAATTGTCGCCCGCCCACCTGGATTTGCGGCCGGGGACGCGCATACGGCTCGGCGGCGGGCCATCGACGTGGGAAGTCCTGTCGGTGGAGATCGAGCGGTTCGTGGCGAGAATTCGCGCGCGGTGGATCGGCGATCGGCTGGATCGCGCCGTCCTTCCGGCGGATCCGGGCCGGCATTTGCCATCGCTGGACGTCGAGCGGGCGGCGAGCGTGGTCGCGCTTGCCGAACCCCCCGATCTGGACGGGAGCGGACGGTGCGTGGCGATGCTGGCATGCGCGAATGCCAGTCCCGGATGGTCGGCGGTTCCCGTCGACGTCGCGGTCGGCGAACGGTGGTCGACGATGCAGAGCGCCGGGCGGGAAGCGATCATCGGATCGGTGGAAGGGGCGCTGGCCGACGGGCCGTCGGCGCTGGTCGATCGTCGATCGAGCCTAGTCGTGCGACTGATCGATCCGGCGCTGTCGCTGGTGTCGGTCGGGGAGGCCGCGCTGTGGTCGGGAGCGAACATGGCGATGATCGGCCGCGAACTCGTGCAGTATCAGCATGCGGAAGCGATGGGGGAGGGGCGGTTTCGATTGTCCGGTTTCCTGCGCGGCCGGCGCGGGACGGAAGACATGACCGCGTCGCACGGGGAGGGCGAGATGTTCGTGCCCGTCGATCCCCATCGCATGACGCTGGTCGATCTCGATCCCGAACGGGTGGGCGCGCGGGTTATCGCGGTGCCGGTCGGGTTCGCGGATGCGAGCAGCCAGGAAGCGGACATGATTTTCGAGGGTCTCGCGCTGCGGCCGCCCTCTCCGGTTCATCTGGTGGGGTCGACGGACGGCGAAACGCTGTCGCTGCGTTGGGTGCGGCGAAGCCGGATGGGGTTCGGCTGGGCGGACGGGATCGATGCGCCGCTCGGCGAAGCGCGTGAAGCCTATCGCTGCGAGATCGTCGGAGCGGACGGGACGGTGACCGTCGAGACCGAACAGCCCAGCTTGAGCGTGTCGATCGGTTCACTGGCGCCAGCGGGGGCGGGGCCATGGACCGTCAGAGTGTCGCAGATCGGCGATCGCGCGCTGTCGTCTGCCGCAACAATCACGATCGAGGAGTAA
- a CDS encoding DUF2793 domain-containing protein, with protein sequence MSRTARYGLALIQPGQAQKEMTHNEALSLIDALLHTTVESGPVDTPPAAPEPGECWIVGDAPTDAFSGQAQALALFTEGGWRFVAAREGMMCRDRITERSWRYADGSWIDGQIEASTVRIGNRQVVGARQPAIADVAGGATVDGEARSAIGAILAALRTHGLIEG encoded by the coding sequence ATGTCACGGACGGCACGATACGGCCTGGCCCTGATCCAACCCGGACAGGCGCAGAAGGAAATGACCCATAACGAGGCGCTGAGCCTGATCGACGCGCTGTTGCACACGACCGTGGAAAGCGGACCTGTAGACACACCGCCCGCAGCGCCGGAGCCGGGGGAGTGCTGGATCGTGGGCGACGCGCCCACGGACGCTTTTTCGGGGCAGGCGCAGGCGTTGGCATTGTTTACCGAGGGTGGCTGGCGCTTCGTGGCGGCGCGCGAGGGAATGATGTGCCGCGATCGAATCACGGAGCGTAGCTGGCGCTATGCCGACGGGAGCTGGATCGACGGGCAGATCGAAGCGTCGACCGTCCGGATCGGGAATCGGCAAGTCGTCGGTGCTCGGCAGCCTGCGATCGCTGATGTGGCAGGCGGTGCGACGGTCGATGGCGAGGCGCGATCGGCGATCGGCGCAATCCTGGCGGCGCTGCGCACGCATGGCCTCATCGAAGGCTGA